The Scomber scombrus chromosome 22, fScoSco1.1, whole genome shotgun sequence genome has a window encoding:
- the tnnt2c gene encoding troponin T2c, cardiac isoform X2: MSDTEEIVDEYEQEEEEEEEEEKKHEPAEENEHEEESKRRHKTTYVPNIAPPKLPDGEKVDFDDLHRKRVEKDFNDLQSLIEVHFSSRQKEEEELVALRSRIERRRSDRAEQQRVRTEQDRERQSRLAEERSRREEEAAKLRAEEEAKKKKIFTNKSFGGYLQKVDQKKGKKLTAREEKKKALMERRKPLNIDHLNQEKLAEKAQDLWSWLHELHAEKFELAEKLKRQKYDIHVLRNRVSDHQRGSKASKTTRGAKGKSGSWK, from the exons ATGTCTGACACTGAGGAAATTGTGGACGAGTATgagcaagaggaggaagaggaagaagaggaggaa aaaaaacatgagCCTGCAGAGGAGAATGAGCATGAAGAAGAGTCCAAACGGCGACATAAGACAACTTATGTGCCAAATATTGCGCCTCCAAAGCTCCCAGATGGTGAGAAGGTGGATTTTGACGACCTCCACCGTAAGAGAGTAGAAAAGGACTTCAACGACCTACAGAGCCTCATCGAGGTGCATTTCTCCAGCCgccagaaagaggaggaagagctggtTGCTCTTCGTAGCCGTATTGAACGCCGCCGATCAGACAGAGCGGAGCAACAGCGCGTCCGTACGGAGCAGGACCGCGAGCGCCAATCACGTCTGGCCGAGGAGAGGTCGAGGCGTGAGGAGGAGGCGGCAAAGCTGCGCGCAGAGGAGGaggccaagaagaagaagattttcACAAACAAATCATTCGGTGGCTACCTGCAGAAGGTCGACCAGAAGAAGGGCAAGAAGCTGActgcaagagaagagaagaaaaaagcactGATGGAGCGCCGTAAGCCACTCAACATCGACCACCTGAACCAAGAGAAGTTGGCGGAGAAGGCGCAGGACCTGTGGAGTTGGCTCCATGAGCTGCATGCTGAGAAGTTTGAGCTGGCAGAAAAGCTCAAGAGGCAGAAGTATGACATCCATGTGCTCCGAAACCGAGTCAGTGACCACCAGAGGGGCTCCAAAGCATCCAAGACCACTCGTGGGGCCAAGGGCAAGTCTGGCTCCTGGAAATGA
- the LOC134004600 gene encoding transcription termination factor 2, mitochondrial-like, whose amino-acid sequence MLRVTTASLCTYCQRMRVFLPQSASASTVTSPSKRLENQHTVDSLYGLSVDIRKVRKFKGWVLSEGTAYVSETADLLRDMGADPTVIARILETHPEAVLCRPQDASAQRELWVSVCPNKRELMSIIEKFPASFFTLTHHSNQQANILYLQSLRLSKRIIGKLMASAPQSFSRPVERNQEVIHTLRETYLDLGGDEGNLRIWLQKLLSQNPYILMRPAEAWRDSLGFLREQGFTTEELLSLVSSLRASIAELQPESMHQALAYIEEAFDCSKGELKQIVILCPAVLYYSLPTLIGRFQGLMDAGVSMGQVKESPNVLELTTQIVLYRIQKLASYGYDVRGGSLDVIVGTKKDFEMSYSKLHLRAQRPLFNPVAPLRSAEE is encoded by the coding sequence ATGCTTCGTGTCACCACTGCCTCACTGTGCACCTACTGCCAGAGGATGAGGGTCTTTCTCCCACAGTCTGCCTCTGCCTCCACAGTCACTTCTCCTAGCAAAAGACTGGAGAACCAGCACACAGTGGACTCCCTCTATGGACTGTCTGTAGATATCAGAAAGGTACGCAAGTTCAAGGGCTGGGTTCTGTCTGAAGGCACTGCGTATGTGTCTGAAACGGCTGATCTATTGAGGGACATGGGTGCAGACCCGACAGTAATTGCCCGCATCCTGGAAACTCACCCTGAGGCTGTCCTGTGCCGGCCACAGGACGCATCCGCTCAGAGAGAACTCTGGGTGTCTGTGTGCCCCAACAAGCGAGAGCTGATGAGCATCATTGAGAAGTTTCCCGCCTCCTTCTTCACATTAACTCACCATAGTAACCAGCAGGCCAACATCCTTTACCTCCAGAGCCTGCGCCTCAGCAAGCGGATCATCGGAAAGCTGATGGCCAGCGCCCCGCAGAGTTTCAGTCGGCCTGTTGAGAGGAACCAGGAGGTTATccacacactgagagagacCTACTTGGACTTGGGCGGGGACGAGGGCAACCTGCGCATCTGGCTGCAGAAGCTTCTCAGCCAGAATCCGTACATCCTGATGCGGCCTGCGGAGGCATGGAGGGACAGTCTGGGTTTCCTGAGGGAGCAGGGCTTCACCACAGAGGAGCTCCTCAGCCTTGTCTCCAGCCTCAGGGCCTCCATTGCAGAGCTGCAGCCTGAATCTATGCACCAAGCGCTGGCCTATATTGAAGAAGCTTTTGACTGCTCCAAGGGTGAACTCAAGCAAATTGTGATCCTTTGTCCAGCTGTTTTGTACTACTCCTTGCCCACCTTGATCGGCCGCTTCCAGGGGCTGATGGATGCGGGAGTGAGCATGGGGCAGGTGAAAGAATCTCCAAACGTCCTGGAGCTCACCACGCAGATTGTGCTTTACCGGATCCAGAAGCTGGCCTCCTACGGGTATGATGTGCGTGGTGGCAGCCTGGACGTTATTGTGGGAACCAAGAAGGACTTTGAGATGAGCTACAGCAAGCTACACCTCAGGGCGCAACGGCCGCTCTTCAACCCTGTAGCTCCCCTCAGATCTGCTGAGGAGTGA
- the cry1a gene encoding cryptochrome circadian regulator 1a, with protein sequence MVINTIHWFRKGLRLHDNPSLKESLLGADTVRCVYILDPWFAGSSNVGINRWRFLLQSLEDLDSSLRKLNSRLFVIRGQPTDVFPRLFKEWNISRLSYEYDSEPFGKERDAAIKKLASEAGVEVTVRISHTLYDLDKIIELNGGQSPLTYKRFQTLISRMDAVEVPAESITADIMGKCTTPLSEDHDDKFGVPSLEELGFDTEGLSSAVWPGGETEALTRLERHLERKAWVANFERPRMNANSLLASPTGLSPYLRFGCLSCRLFYFKLTDLYRKVKKNSSPPLSLYGQLLWREFFYTAATNNPCFDKMESNPICVQIPWDRNPEALAKWAEGRTGFPWIDAIMTQLRTEGWIHHLARHAVACFLTRGDLWISWEEGMKVFEELLLDADWSVNAGSWMWLSCSSFFQQFFHCYCPVGFGRRTDPNGDYIRRYLPILRGFPAKYIYDPWNAPESVQKAAKCIIGVHYPKPMVNHAESSRLNIERMKQIYQQLSCYRGLGLLATVPSNSNGNGHNEASSDVMGFTGEASHHAAAPSGYQMQVHSQGDWQSGVMMYLQGDSQTSIGTHQQGYAGTSTSMMHYTQGSQQIPGIQKGLEHHSTIHTFGKRHIEDSGNGKGSKVQRH encoded by the exons ATGGTCATTAATACGATCCACTGGTTCAGGAAGGGCTTGCGGCTCCACGACAACCCGTCTCTCAAGGAATCTCTGCTGGGAGCGGACACTGTCCGCTGTGTCTACATCCTCGACCCCTGGTTTGCAGGATCTTCCAACGTAGGGATCAACAGGTGGAG GTTCTTACTGCAGAGTCTTGAAGACTTGGACTCCAGCCTGCGTAAGCTCAACTCTCGACTGTTTGTGATTCGAGGCCAACCAACTGATGTCTTTCCCAGACTTTTCAAG GAATGGAATATTTCTCGTCTGTCTTATGAGTATGACTCTGAGCCCTTTGGGAAAGAACGAGATGCAGCTATTAAGAAACTGGCCTCAGAGGCTGGAGTGGAGGTGACAGTTCGCATCTCCCACACACTCTATGACCTGGACAA GATCATAGAGTTGAATGGGGGTCAGTCCCCACTTACCTATAAGCGGTTCCAAACCCTCATCAGCCGTATGGACGCAGTGGAGGTCCCTGCAGAGTCCATCACAGCTGACATCATGGGGAAATGCACTACGCCGCTGTCAGAGGACCACGATGACAAGTTTGGGGTTCCCTCCCTAGAGGAGCTGG GTTTTGATACGGAAGGTTTGTCATCAGCTGTGTGGCCAGGGGGAGAGACAGAAGCCCTCACACGACTAGAGAGGCATTTGGAGAGGAAG GCGTGGGTGGCCAACTTTGAGCGTCCCAGAATGAACGCCAATTCGCTTCTCGCCAGCCCAACAGGCCTCAGCCCGTACTTGCGCTTCGGCTGCCTCTCCTGTCGGCTCTTCTACTTCAAACTCACCGATCTCTACAGGAAG GTGAAGAAGAACagttctcctcctctctcactctacGGTCAGCTACTGTGGCGAGAGTTCTTCTACACGGCAGCCACCAACAACCCTTGCTTCGACAAGATGGAGAGTAACCCAATCTGCGTTCAGATTCCCTGGGATCGCAACCCAGAGGCGCTAGCCAAGTGGGCAGAAGGCCGGACGGGCTTTCCCTGGATCGACGCCATCATGACCCAGCTGAGGACGGAAGGCTGGATCCACCACCTGGCAAGACACGCGGTGGCTTGTTTCCTGACCAGAGGAGACCTCTGGATCAGCTGGGAGGAGGGCATGAAG GTGTTcgaggagctgctgctggatgCAGACTGGAGTGTCAATGCCGGCAGCTGGATGTGGCTCTCCTGCAGCTCTTTCTTCCAGCAGTTCTTCCACTGCTACTGCCCCGTGGGTTTCGGCCGACGCACAGACCCAAACGGAGATTACATAAG GCGCTACCTGCCCATTCTGAGGGGGTTTCCAGCAAAGTATATTTATGATCCTTGGAACGCTCCGGAGAGTGTGCAAAAGGCAGCCAAATGTATTATCGGAGTGCATTACCCGAAGCCCATGGTGAACCACGCAGAGTCCAGTCGACTCAACATCGAGCGAATGAAACAGATCTATCAGCAGCTATCCTGCTACAGAGGCCTTG GCCTTTTGGCTACAGTTCCGTCCAACTCAAATGGTAATGGACACAACGAGGCGTCTTCAGATGTGATGGGATTCACTGGTGAGGCATCACATCATGCCGCGGCACCTTCTG gcTATCAGATGCAGGTTCACTCCCAGGGAGACTGGCAAAGCGGCGTCATGATGTACCTGCAGGGTGATTCACAAACCAGCATCGGCACACACCAGCAGG GTTATGCAGGCACCAGTACCAGTATGATGCATTACACTCAAGGCAGCCAACAGATTCCTGGGATTCAAAAAG GGCTCGAACACCACAGCACTATCCACACATTCGGCAAACGGCACATTGAGGACTCTGGAAACGGCAAAGGCTCAAAGGTCCAGAGACACTAG
- the tnnt2c gene encoding troponin T2c, cardiac isoform X1, producing the protein MSDTEEIVDEYEQEEEEEEEEEVEDEEVNEEEEEQEYDDAEKKHEPAEENEHEEESKRRHKTTYVPNIAPPKLPDGEKVDFDDLHRKRVEKDFNDLQSLIEVHFSSRQKEEEELVALRSRIERRRSDRAEQQRVRTEQDRERQSRLAEERSRREEEAAKLRAEEEAKKKKIFTNKSFGGYLQKVDQKKGKKLTAREEKKKALMERRKPLNIDHLNQEKLAEKAQDLWSWLHELHAEKFELAEKLKRQKYDIHVLRNRVSDHQRGSKASKTTRGAKGKSGSWK; encoded by the coding sequence ATGTCTGACACTGAGGAAATTGTGGACGAGTATgagcaagaggaggaagaggaagaagaggaggaagtggaggatgaggaggtgaacgaggaggaagaagagcaggaatATGATGAtgcagagaaaaaacatgagCCTGCAGAGGAGAATGAGCATGAAGAAGAGTCCAAACGGCGACATAAGACAACTTATGTGCCAAATATTGCGCCTCCAAAGCTCCCAGATGGTGAGAAGGTGGATTTTGACGACCTCCACCGTAAGAGAGTAGAAAAGGACTTCAACGACCTACAGAGCCTCATCGAGGTGCATTTCTCCAGCCgccagaaagaggaggaagagctggtTGCTCTTCGTAGCCGTATTGAACGCCGCCGATCAGACAGAGCGGAGCAACAGCGCGTCCGTACGGAGCAGGACCGCGAGCGCCAATCACGTCTGGCCGAGGAGAGGTCGAGGCGTGAGGAGGAGGCGGCAAAGCTGCGCGCAGAGGAGGaggccaagaagaagaagattttcACAAACAAATCATTCGGTGGCTACCTGCAGAAGGTCGACCAGAAGAAGGGCAAGAAGCTGActgcaagagaagagaagaaaaaagcactGATGGAGCGCCGTAAGCCACTCAACATCGACCACCTGAACCAAGAGAAGTTGGCGGAGAAGGCGCAGGACCTGTGGAGTTGGCTCCATGAGCTGCATGCTGAGAAGTTTGAGCTGGCAGAAAAGCTCAAGAGGCAGAAGTATGACATCCATGTGCTCCGAAACCGAGTCAGTGACCACCAGAGGGGCTCCAAAGCATCCAAGACCACTCGTGGGGCCAAGGGCAAGTCTGGCTCCTGGAAATGA